One window from the genome of Roseofilum capinflatum BLCC-M114 encodes:
- a CDS encoding hemolysin family protein, producing MGIPPHLVALTLADSSIRLLWVFLLIAINAFFVTAEFSIVSVRRSRIQQLVSTGDVPAQTVQKLHTNLERLLSTTQLGITLSSLALGWIGENTMAAILQGAIAQAPLSASIRQTLTHSLSIPLAFILIAYLQIVLGELCPKSVALLYSEKLARILGPPSWAIARFFNPFIWILNHSTRFLLTSVGIRYSGQTWHTRVTPEELQLIISTSTESMGLQASERELLKNVFEFGEVVAEDVMIPRTSLEGIAYNATFQDLLDEVAKTGHSRYPVMADSLDDIRGIINFKQLAGPLAKGDLSPETAIQAWVRPARFVQENTPVLELLQLMQRSHQAMVIVVDEFGGTAGLITLQDIVAEIIGDTEEPDNGQDPLIQQLDEQTYLVQAQLDMEEANDMLNLDLPLDDDYQTLGGFVIAQLQKIPDVGEVLNYDNLEFTVIKAEGPRLDQIRIRRDEQFLNPPEVGDGMGGIGE from the coding sequence ATGGGAATACCCCCTCATCTGGTGGCCTTAACCCTTGCTGATAGTTCCATTCGCCTCTTATGGGTGTTTTTATTAATCGCGATTAATGCCTTTTTCGTTACGGCTGAGTTTTCCATTGTCTCCGTGCGGCGATCGCGGATTCAACAATTGGTCTCCACTGGAGATGTTCCGGCGCAAACCGTACAAAAGTTACACACCAATTTAGAGCGCCTGCTCTCCACTACCCAATTGGGGATTACCCTATCGAGTTTAGCTCTAGGGTGGATTGGGGAAAATACTATGGCAGCCATTTTACAGGGGGCGATCGCCCAAGCGCCCCTATCTGCTTCGATTCGCCAAACCTTAACCCATTCCCTCTCGATTCCCCTAGCCTTTATCCTAATTGCCTATTTACAGATCGTTTTAGGGGAATTATGCCCGAAATCCGTTGCCCTACTCTATTCAGAAAAACTCGCGAGGATCTTAGGGCCGCCCAGTTGGGCGATCGCCCGCTTTTTTAATCCCTTTATTTGGATACTCAACCACTCGACCCGCTTTCTCCTGACTTCCGTAGGCATTCGCTACTCCGGACAAACTTGGCACACCCGCGTCACCCCCGAAGAACTGCAACTGATTATTAGTACCTCGACTGAATCCATGGGTCTACAGGCCTCTGAACGGGAACTGCTCAAAAATGTGTTTGAATTTGGGGAAGTGGTGGCTGAAGATGTGATGATTCCCCGCACCAGTCTTGAGGGGATTGCCTATAATGCCACGTTTCAAGATTTACTCGATGAAGTGGCAAAAACCGGCCATTCTCGCTATCCAGTCATGGCTGATTCCCTGGATGATATCCGGGGAATTATTAACTTTAAACAATTGGCTGGCCCCCTAGCTAAAGGGGATTTATCCCCAGAAACGGCGATTCAAGCTTGGGTACGTCCGGCGCGATTCGTACAAGAAAACACTCCCGTATTAGAATTATTACAATTAATGCAGCGATCGCACCAAGCCATGGTCATTGTGGTCGATGAGTTTGGCGGTACGGCTGGATTAATTACCCTTCAAGATATCGTCGCCGAAATTATCGGCGATACGGAAGAACCCGATAACGGACAAGACCCCCTGATCCAACAGCTTGATGAACAAACCTATCTGGTGCAAGCTCAACTCGACATGGAAGAAGCCAACGATATGCTCAATCTCGATTTACCCCTAGATGATGACTATCAAACCCTGGGAGGCTTTGTAATTGCCCAACTGCAAAAAATCCCCGATGTGGGGGAAGTCCTCAATTATGACAATCTAGAATTTACCGTCATTAAAGCAGAAGGGCCGCGCTTAGACCAAATTCGCATCCGTCGGGATGAACAGTTTCTTAATCCTCCAGAAGTGGGAGATGGGATGGGGGGAATAGGGGAATAG